The following coding sequences are from one Corticium candelabrum chromosome 20, ooCorCand1.1, whole genome shotgun sequence window:
- the LOC134195404 gene encoding uncharacterized protein LOC134195404 translates to MSLNLIVCTLLGIFTAASADGHLPPEGSKFTYCRGKALYKVNFEGLWQDDVQDGPLPPEAKFSPFTIASHDAEYTMWRPGLKASEGVKQVAETGNNTYLKHELQMYKDGGHVYDTRYTGPVGAAETVHDYVHVDTKFHFVSLITMVFPSPDWFLGVYNIDLCVSDTANWIKKRTVNLYIWDAGTDSGKNFTAKDYPTDPTEYITLIMRSDDPYTSFSLPSDHSDPMYKYIPKFATGTIELVNVTDDDKPKCQALGKQTYHVEFHGDWTAANHPKTDLPSNAMFSPLVVAGHNMDYSMWSPGMLVSPGVEKVAEQGPPDVLIGELNNANGVFNHQAAGGPTSSDGEVDLYVDVDMYHSYVSAVSMIFPSPDWFVGISSVDLCDGYFWKDGPIIVRLLPWDAGTEEGMAFNTTNDATDPHVGVSLITTDTMGAFYNRARQHIPAMGTITLVRKQDPQTDYRNLLQTWKNAFKEHQEEFEKWQNDECPSRD, encoded by the exons ATGTCACTGAATTTGATTGTATGCACGTTACTGGGCATATTCACTGCAGCATCTGCTGATGGACATCTTCCACCTGAAGGCAGCAAGTTTACCTATTGCCGCGGCAAGGCTCTCTACAAAGTCAACTTTGAGGGACTGTGGCAAGATGATGTACAGGATGGTCCTCTTCCTCCTGAGGCTAAGTTTTCTCCCTTCACCATTGCCAGTCATGATGCAGAGTACACGATGTGGAGGCCAGGTTTGAAGGCTAGTGAGGGAGTCAAACAAGTAGCTGAAACAGGAAACAATACATACTTGAAACACGAACTTCAGATGTACAAAGATGGTGGTCATGTATATGATACTAGATATACAGGTCCTGTTGGTGCTGCCGAGACAGTACATGACTACGTGCATGTCGATACtaaatttcattttgtttcATTGATCACAATGGTGTTCCCAAGTCCAGACTGGTTCCTTGGGGTATATAACATTGATCTATGTGTCAGTGATACTGCGAATTGGATCAAAAAACGAACCGTCAACTTGTATATTTGGGACGCTGGTACTGACAGTGGCAAGAATTTTACTGCTAAGGATTATCCAACAGACCCGACTGAATATATAACACTGATCATGAGATCGGATGATCCTTATACTTCGTTTTCTTTGCCAAGTGATCATTCTGACCCAATgtataagtacatacccaagTTTGCAACCGGTACTATTGAATTGGTGAATGTCACTGATGATGATAAACCGAAATGTCAGGCATTGGGTAAACAAACCTATCACGTAGAGTTTCATGGTGACTGGACTGCAGCCAATCATCCAAAGACTGACTTACCTTCAAATGCCATGTTTTCGCCACTCGTGGTCGCTGGACACAACATGGACTACTCAATGTGGAGTCCAGGAATGTTGGTTAGTCCAGGTGTTGAAAAAGTTGCTGAACAAGGCCCACCAGATGTCCTTATTGGTGAACTGAATAATGCAAACGGAGTTTTTAATCATCAAGCAGCTGGAGGACCAACCAGCTCTGATGGAGAAGTCGATCtatatgttgatgttgatatgTACCATTCGTACGTCTCAGCAGTTTCTATGATCTTTCCAAGTCCCGACTGGTTTGTTGGTATCTCTTCAGTGGATTTGTGTGATGGTTACTTTTGGAAGGATGGACCCATTATTGTCCGTCTTTTACCTTGGGATGCTGGAACTGAAGAAGGGATGGCATTTAATACAACTAACGATGCAACAGACCCTCACGTGGGCGTCAGTCTCATTACCACTGACACTATGGGAGCATTTTACAATCGTGCTCGTCAGCATATACCAGCAATGGGTACGATCACGCTGGTGCGTAAGCAAG ATCCTCAGACTGACTACAGGAACCTGCTGCAGACTTGGAAGAATGCATTCAAAGAACATCAAGAAGAGTTCGAGAAGTGGCAAAACGATGAGTGTCCTTCACGTGATTAA
- the LOC134196016 gene encoding ADAM 17-like protease encodes MCPSDLLTFLAFSCAIGLIASHSKRSSLESLLMDHDRIHKDDVTILSSYSNYRKLQFNTLNRKFSLHVRPHTDIFASHFKVFVEKESGSRSLHTDFDPTQFYKGYVEGESESHVAAHVDNEGIITATISLPHDTYVIEPSWRHVPVPHSYHMIAYRRSDIKLQLGKRFDNGSYSGKFCQTEGHGDDHSQFVHSDFLPYRQSLLGHVNVGKRLRRSIPVLNTCEVILVADYSFYKYFGNSDVSATVHYMVSSMVGVDNIFRRTQFSDGFEGMGMNLKEVIVHDAPNTTNPDYYNYYNENIMWKVSAKLAAFSSTKKWQDACLAHLFTYQDFEDGVLGLAYVASSQRSTVGGICSPLYRGFRSLRVGLTTPVNYGRNLLREEVDVVTAHGIHNITCDNQYPVSITEQLILLQNLVTIGEAHMTQRQVLILAIVMVKLKMDDFLCILLLKTERNKFSTCSKTSIAMVLGSKSSRCFNRNIGKLCGNYVVEEDEACDAGFLGDQCCDTNCQLVQGAVCSDANAMCCSNCKIAPTSKMCRKAADNNLACENDTYCGGELATCPDKIPKRVNDSSCGTGGICKNGNCINICKQHYMVSCECLKDDQKCLICCATNSTSLCSPLQLDTANGSSSVTSMELKVDDGSFCNNFQGMCLAGKCEDIVQDPLERFWDVITNISLDRIAEWFRDNIVAAVLIFSLIIWVPASLTIYYFDCKRIKKIKEAENEYRNVTDPELRVHLQSTAVDKWAIKPMRKPSKRAIDQKPLISSSREV; translated from the exons ATGTGTCCGTCAGACCTTCTTACCTTTCTTGCTTTCTCGTGTGCAATTGGGCTGATCGCATCGCACAGCAAGAGATCATCACTAG aGTCATTACTGATGGATCATGATCGAATTCACAAAGACGACGTTACTATTCTGTCTTCATACAGTAATTACCGCAAGCTGCAATTTAATACGTTAAACAG GAAATTTTCTCTCCACGTGAGGCCACACACTGACATATTTGCTAGTCACTTTAAAGTTTTCGTTGAAAAAGAAAGCGGCAGCAGAAGTCTGCACACCGACTTTGATCCCACACAATTTTACAAAGGATACGTCGAAG GTGAATCCGAGTCGCATGTAGCAGCTCATGTGGACAACGAAGGCATCATCACAGCAACGATATCCTTGCCACATGACACATACGTGATCGAG CCTTCATGGCGGCATGTTCCTGTGCCTCATTCATACCACATGATTGCCTATCGACGTTCAGACATTAAACTGCAGTTAGGAAAACGTTTTGACAACGGCAG CTACTCAGGCAAGTTCTGCCAGACTGAAGGACACGGTGACGACCACAGCCAATTTGTGCACTCGGATTTTTTGCCGTATAGACAATCTCTACTTGGGCATGTCAACGTGGGCAAAAGGCTACGAAGATCTATTCCAGTGTTGAATACGTGTGAAGTGATTCTTGTTGCCGACTATAGTTTCTATAAATATTTTGGGAATAGTGATGTGTCTGCTACAGTCCATTACATG GTTAGCTCAATGGTTGGTGTGGATAATATTTTTAGAAGAACGCAGTTTTCGGATGGCTTTGAAGGAATGGGAATGAACTTGAAAgaa GTTATTGTCCATGATGCtccaaacacaacaaacccTGATTACTATAACTACTACAATGAGAACATAATGTGGAAAGTCTCAGCCAAACTTGCT GCATTTAGTAGTACCAAGAAGTGGCAGGATGCATGTCTTGCTCATTTGTTTACATATCAAGATTTTGAAGATGGTGTGCTGGGCCTTGCATATGTTGCTAGTTCTCAGAGAAGCACAGTTGGAGGAATATGCTCACCTT TGTATCGAGGCTTCAGGTCACTGCGAGTTGGCTTGACCACACCAGTCAACTATGGGAGAAATCTTCTAAGAGAAGAAGTGGATGTCGTCACAGCACACGGTATACATAACATCACATGTGATAACCAATATCCAGTTTCTATTACTGAACAACTAATTTTGTTGCAGAATTTG GTCACAATTGGGGAAGCCCACATGACCCAACGACAAGTTCTGATTCTAGCAATTGTAATGGTGAAACTGAAGATGGACGATTTCTTATGTATCCTGCTGCTCAAGACGGAACGAAAT AAATTCTCAACTTGCAGCAAGACGTCAATAGCTATGGTACTGGGATCCAAGTCATCGAGATGCTTTAACA GAAATATTGGTAAATTATGTGGAAACTATGTTGTTGAAGAAGATGAAGCTTGCGATGCTGGTTTCCTTGGTGATCAATGCTGTGATACAAACTGTCAACTCGTCCAAGGAGCAGTTTGTAG TGACGCAAATGCAATGTGTTGCTCAAACTGCAAAATTGCACCAACTTCTAAAATGTGTCGAAAAGCTGCAGACAACAATTTAGCCTGTGAAAATGACACATATTGCGG AGGTGAACTAGCAACTTGTCCAGACAAGATTCCCAAACGAGTAAATGACTCATCTTGTGGCACTGG AGGAATATGTAAAAATGGAAATTGCATAAATATCTGTAAGCAACATTATATGGTCAGCTGTGAGTGTCTAAAGG ACGACCAAAAATGTTTGATTTGCTGTGCAACAAATTCCACTAGTTTATGCTCACCCCTGCAACTCGACACGGCTAATGGTTCATCATCTGTCACTTCTATGGAATTAAAAGTTGATGATGGATCCTTTTGCAACAACTTCCAAGGAATGTGTTTAGCA GGAAAGTGCGAAGATATCGTTCAGGATCCACTGGAACGCTTTTGGGATGTCATTACCAATATTAGTTTGGATCGAATTG CTGAGTGGTTCCGCGACAACATCGTTGCTGCTGTTCTCATATTCTCTCTGATTATTTGGGTACCAGCCTCACTTACTATCTATTACTTT GACTGTAAACGTATTAAGAAGATCAAGGAGGCAGAAAACGAGTATCGTAATGTGACAGATCCTGAATTACGTGTTCATCTTCAGTCAACAGCAGTTGACAAGTGGGCTATCAAACCTATGAGAAAACCATCAAAACGAGCCATTGATCAAAAGCCGTtgatcagcagcagcaga Gaagtatga
- the LOC134195525 gene encoding uncharacterized protein LOC134195525 — MLHWSISSRTSTCSAFCPWKSTRAVDLWQKEGSGSQHTEMSLSLVVCMLLGIVTAASADGHIPPEGSKFTYCRGKALYKLTFEGMWQDNVQDGPLPPEAKFSPFIIASHDAEYTMWRPGLKASEGVKQVAETGNNTYLKHEVEMYKDQGHVYNTLYTGPVYVNETAHAYVYFDTKFHFLSAISMVYPSPDWFIGQSNIDLCVSDTANWIKKGTFNFYIWDAGTDSGKNFTAKDYSTAPAEDITLIMRSDDPYTSFPLPNDHSDPMYKYVPKFATSTIELVNVTDDKPKCQALGKQTYHVQFRGDWTAAKHPNTDLPSNAMFSPLVVAGHNMDYSMWSPGMLVSPGVERVAEQGPPDVLIDELNNANGVFNHQAAGGPTSSDGEVDLYVDVDMYHSYVSAVSMIFPSPDWFVGISSVDLCDGYFWKDGPIIVRLLPWDAGTEEGMAFNTTNDATDPQVGVSLITTDTLGAFYNRARQHIPAMGTITLVRKQDPQTDYKNLLQTWKNAFKEHQEEFEKWQNDECPSRG; from the exons ATGCTTCATTGGTCAATAAGCTCACGCACAAGTACTTGTTCTGCATTCTGCCCTTGGAAGTCGACAAGAGCAGTCGATTTGTGGCAGAAGGAAGGCTCCGGGAGCCAACA CACAGAGATGTCACTGAGTTTAGTTGTATGCATGTTGCTGGGCATAGTCACTGCAGCATCTGCTGATGGACACATTCCACCTGAAGGCAGCAAGTTTACCTATTGCCGTGGCAAGGCTCTCTACAAACTCACTTTCGAGGGAATGTGGCAAGATAATGTACAGGATGGTCCTCTTCCTCCTGAGGCTAAGTTTTCTCCCTTCATCATTGCCAGTCATGATGCAGAGTACACGATGTGGAGGCCAGGTTTGAAGGCTAGTGAGGGAGTCAAACAAGTAGCTGAAACAGGAAACAATACATACTTGAAACACGAAGTTGAGATGTACAAAGATCAGGGTCATGTATATAATACTTTATATACAGGCCCTGTATATGTCAATGAGACAGCACATGCGTATGTGTATTTTGATACTAAATTCCATTTTTTGTCCGCAATATCAATGGTGTACCCAAGTCCAGACTGGTTCATTGGGCAATCTAACATTGATCTATGTGTCAGTGATACTGCAAATTGGATCAAGAAAGGAACCTTCAACTTTTATATTTGGGACGCTGGTACTGACAGTGGCAAGAATTTTACTGCTAAGGATTATTCAACAGCCCCGGCTGAAGATATAACACTGATCATGAGATCGGATGATCCTTATACTTCATTTCCTTTGCCAAATGATCATTCTGACCCAATGTATAAGTATGTACCCAAGTTTGCAACCAGTACTATTGAATTGGTGAATGTCACTGACGATAAACCAAAATGTCAAGCACTGGGTAAACAAACCTATCACGTACAGTTTCGAGGTGACTGGACTGCAGCCAAACATCCAAACACTGACTTACCTTCAAATGCCATGTTTTCGCCACTTGTGGTCGCTGGACACAACATGGACTACTCAATGTGGAGTCCAGGAATGTTGGTTAGTCCAGGTGTTGAAAGAGTTGCTGAACAAGGCCCACCAGATGTTCTTATCGATGAACTGAATAATGCAAACGGAGTTTTTAATCATCAAGCAGCTGGAGGACCAACCAGCTCTGATGGAGAAGTCGATCtatatgttgatgttgatatgTATCATTCGTACGTCTCAGCAGTTTCTATGATCTTTCCAAGTCCCGACTGGTTTGTTGGTATCTCTTCAGTGGATTTGTGTGATGGTTACTTTTGGAAGGATGGACCCATTATTGTCCGTCTTTTACCTTGGGATGCTGGAACTGAAGAAGGGATGGCATTTAATACAACTAACGATGCAACAGACCCTCAAGTGGGCGTCAGTCTCATTACCACTGACACTTTGGGAGCATTTTACAATCGTGCTCGTCAGCATATACCAGCAATGGGTACGATCACCCTGGTGCGTAAGCAAG ATCCTCAGACTGACTACAAGAACCTGCTGCAGACTTGGAAGAATGCGTTCAAAGAACATCAAGAAGAGTTCGAGAAGTGGCAAAACGATGAGTGTCCTTCACGTGGTTAA
- the LOC134195657 gene encoding uncharacterized protein LOC134195657: MGLLECLCQLELVDVHSYMLNKNLSGFWCLIGPQGPVVMLHWSISSCTSTCSAFCPWKSTRAVDLWQKEDSGSQHTEMSLSLVVCMLLGIVTAASADGHVPPEGIKLTYCRGKALYKLTFEGMWQDNVQDGPLPPDAMFSSFTVASHDAEYTMWRPGSKASEGVKKVVETGNNTYLIHEVEMYKDQGHVYNTLYTGPAYVNETAHEYMYFDTKFHFLSAISMVYPSPDWFIGLSNIDLCVSDTANWIKEETVNFYIWDAGTDSGKNFTAKDYSTDPAEDITLIMRSDDPYTSFPLPNDHSDPMYKYVPKFATGTIELVNVTDDKPKCQALGKQTYHVQFRGDWTAAKHPKTDLPSNAMFSPLVVAGHNMDYSMWSPGMLASPGVEKVAEQGPPDVLIDELNEANGVLNHTAAGGPTSSNGTFDLYVDVDMHHSYVSAVSMIFPSPDWFVGISSVDLCDGYFWKDGPIIAGLLPWDAGTEDGMAFNITNAATDPHVGISLITPSTMGAFYNRGQHIPAILMGTITLVRKQDPQTDNKNQLQTWKNVFEEHREEFKKWQNDECPSRA; this comes from the exons ATGGGTCTTCTTGAATGTCTGTGTCAACTGGAACTTGTTGATGTGCACAGTTATATGCTGAATAAAAATTTGTCCGGATTCTGGTGCCTCATTGGTCCACAAGGTCCAGTTGTAATGCTCCATTGGTCAATAAGCTCATGCACAAGTACTTGTTCTGCATTCTGCCCTTGGAAGTCGACAAGAGCAGTCGATTTGTGGCAGAAGGAAGACTCCGGGAGCCAACA CACAGAGATGTCACTGAGTTTAGTTGTATGCATGTTGCTGGGCATAGTCACTGCAGCATCTGCTGATGGACACGTTCCACCTGAAGGCATCAAGCTTACGTATTGCCGCGGCAAGGCTCTCTACAAACTCACTTTTGAGGGAATGTGGCAAGATAATGTACAGGATGGTCCTCTTCCTCCTGACGCTATGTTTTCTTCCTTCACAGTCGCCAGTCATGATGCAGAGTACACGATGTGGAGGCCAGGTTCGAAGGCTAGTGAGGGAGTCAAAAAAGTAGTTGAAACAGGAAACAATACATATTTGATACACGAAGTTGAGATGTACAAAGATCAGGGTCATGTATATAATACTTTATATACAGGCCCTGCATATGTCAATGAGACAGCACATGAGTATATGTATTTTGATACTAAATTCCATTTTTTGTCCGCAATATCAATGGTGTACCCAAGTCCAGACTGGTTCATTGGGCTATCTAACATTGATCTATGTGTCAGTGATACTGCAAATTGGATCAAGGAAGAAACCGTCAACTTTTATATTTGGGACGCTGGTACTGACAGTGGCAAGAATTTTACTGCTAAGGATTATTCAACAGACCCGGCTGAAGATATAACACTGATCATGAGATCGGATGATCCTTATACTTCATTTCCTTTGCCAAATGATCATTCTGACCCAATGTATAAGTATGTACCCAAGTTTGCAACCGGTACTATTGAATTGGTGAATGTCACTGATGATAAACCAAAATGTCAAGCACTGGGTAAACAAACCTATCACGTACAGTTTCGTGGTGACTGGACTGCAGCCAAACATCCAAAGACTGACTTACCTTCAAATGCCATGTTTTCGCCACTCGTGGTCGCTGGACACAACATGGACTACTCAATGTGGAGTCCAGGAATGTTGGCTAGTCCAGGTGTTGAAAAAGTTGCTGAACAAGGTCCACCAGATGTCCTTATTGATGAACTGAATGAAGCAAACGGAGTTCTTAATCACACAGCAGCTGGAGGACCAACCAGCTCTAATGGAACATTTGATCtatatgttgatgttgatatgCACCATTCGTACGTCTCAGCAGTTTCTATGATCTTTCCAAGTCCCGACTGGTTTGTTGGTATCTCATCAGTGGATTTGTGTGATGGTTACTTTTGGAAGGATGGACCCATCATTGCCGGTCTTTTACCTTGGGATGCTGGAACTGAAGATGGGATGGCATTTAATATAACTAATGCTGCAACAGACCCTCACGTGGGCATCAGTCTCATTACTCCGAGCACTATGGGAGCATTTTACAATCGTGGTCAGCACATACCAGCAATACTAATGGGTACTATCACCCTGGTGCGTAAGCAAG ATCCTCAGACCGACAACAAGAACCAACTGCAGACTTGGAAGAATGTGTTCGAAGAACATCGAGAAGAGTTTAAGAAATGGCAGAATGATGAGTGTCCTTCACGTGCTTAA